Proteins found in one Haloferax litoreum genomic segment:
- a CDS encoding PQQ-dependent sugar dehydrogenase translates to MNGSRRGFLTATGTVLLGGLAGCMGAPTGGQTGETTTETTAGTTADDGGDGTETSGRDSDLASLELRYETVASGFTSPVDVAIPEAFDGSRRFVVDQPGRVWLHDDTGLRPDPYLDITDQVVELRGYDERGFLGLTFHPEFADNGRLFVRYSAPRRSGTPSNYSHTFVLSELTVDPEATTVSADSERTLLEIPQPQANHNAGALAFGPDGYLYVAVGDGGNANDEGRGHVDDWYDAVTGGNGQDVTENLLGSVLRLDVDSRGGVSGDEDKPYGIPEDNPLVGRDGYDEQYALGLRNPWRLSFDGEDLYVADVGQGMWEEVNLVEAGGNYGWNVREGAHCFRAGECPTETPGGEPLVDPVLEYPHSGGGPSGVAVIGGYVYRGEEIPTLSGAYVFADWQSQGRLFAARPQESRPWDIVEIPVSDLGGGGENVLAFGRDPTGELYVCTSGSTRISGTTGTLNRLRVA, encoded by the coding sequence ATGAACGGGTCTCGGCGCGGGTTCCTCACGGCGACTGGAACAGTCCTCCTCGGCGGTCTCGCAGGGTGTATGGGTGCTCCAACTGGCGGGCAGACGGGTGAGACGACGACAGAGACCACAGCGGGGACGACGGCCGACGATGGGGGTGACGGGACGGAAACGAGTGGTCGCGACTCCGACCTCGCGTCGCTCGAACTCAGATACGAGACAGTCGCCAGCGGATTCACCTCGCCCGTCGACGTGGCCATCCCCGAGGCCTTCGACGGGTCACGGCGGTTCGTCGTCGACCAACCCGGTCGGGTGTGGCTCCACGACGACACTGGTCTTCGACCGGACCCGTACCTCGACATCACCGACCAAGTCGTCGAACTTCGTGGCTACGACGAACGCGGGTTCCTCGGCCTCACGTTCCACCCGGAGTTCGCCGACAACGGCCGACTCTTCGTTCGGTACAGTGCCCCCCGGCGGTCGGGGACGCCGTCGAACTACAGTCACACGTTCGTCCTCAGTGAACTGACGGTCGACCCCGAGGCGACGACTGTCTCGGCAGACTCCGAACGAACCCTGCTCGAGATTCCCCAACCGCAGGCAAATCACAACGCCGGTGCACTCGCGTTCGGTCCCGACGGGTACCTCTACGTCGCCGTCGGCGACGGCGGCAATGCCAACGACGAAGGGCGGGGGCACGTCGACGACTGGTACGACGCCGTCACCGGCGGAAACGGACAGGACGTGACCGAGAACCTCCTCGGGAGCGTCCTCCGACTCGACGTGGACAGTCGAGGGGGCGTCTCCGGTGACGAGGACAAACCCTACGGTATCCCCGAAGACAACCCACTCGTCGGCAGGGACGGCTACGACGAGCAGTACGCGTTGGGACTCCGAAACCCGTGGCGGCTCTCGTTCGACGGGGAGGACCTCTACGTCGCAGACGTAGGACAGGGCATGTGGGAAGAGGTAAATCTCGTCGAGGCCGGCGGCAACTACGGATGGAACGTCCGCGAAGGAGCACACTGCTTCCGTGCAGGAGAGTGTCCGACAGAGACGCCGGGCGGCGAACCACTCGTGGACCCTGTGCTCGAATATCCACACTCGGGCGGCGGCCCATCAGGCGTCGCAGTCATCGGGGGCTACGTCTACCGCGGCGAGGAGATTCCAACCCTGTCTGGCGCGTACGTCTTCGCCGACTGGCAGTCACAGGGCCGCTTGTTCGCCGCACGACCACAGGAGTCGCGGCCGTGGGACATCGTCGAGATACCAGTCTCGGACCTCGGCGGCGGCGGTGAGAACGTCCTCGCGTTCGGCCGCGACCCGACCGGTGAACTCTACGTCTGTACGAGTGGAAGCACGCGAATCAGTGGGACGACGGGGACGCTGAATCGACTTCGTGTCGCCTGA
- a CDS encoding DHH family phosphoesterase, producing MSDEHAGDSGADSGPNSDSRPIVYDLAPNCTVEDTETDAHYHAVVNGVVEYGIFVDISDSVSGLIHESNLSTDYEVGDRLVVRLDEVRENGDIAFVEDTPDNYRTLTVDHEPTITPISDLTVGETVTIEGVVAQIKQTGGPTVFRIADDSGIVAAAAFEEAGVRAFPHVELDDVIRMSGTVEDHEGTRQLEVDGLSVLEDEAATEARARIDAAFDERAEPEDVDPLVEWPAFEKLRSDLEDVARLLRRTVLEGRPIRVRHHADGDGMCASVPVQLALERLITEVHDDPDAPRHLFKRLPSKAPFYEMEDVTRDLNFALEGRARHGQRLPFLLMLDNGSTEEDVPAYENLAHYDVPIAVVDHHHPDPEAVNPLLDAHVNPYLHDEDYRITTGMMCVELARMIHPDVTDELRHVPAVAGLSDRSKAEVMDDYIALAEAEGYDREELLDVGEALDYAAHWLRYNDGASIVNDVLNVGCDDEERHRELVEFLSTRAERDVERQLEAAEPHLEHERLDSGANLYRIDLDKWAHRFTYPAPGKTTGKLHDKKVTETGEPVITIGYGPDFAVLRSDGVRLDIPRMVAELNEEVVGGGVSGGGHLVVGSIKFVSGMREEVIDTLVEKMAEADIDEELSTTA from the coding sequence ATGAGTGACGAGCACGCCGGGGATTCCGGCGCCGACTCGGGTCCGAATTCGGACTCGCGACCTATCGTCTACGATTTAGCACCGAACTGTACCGTCGAAGACACCGAAACCGACGCGCACTACCACGCCGTCGTCAACGGCGTCGTGGAGTACGGCATCTTCGTCGACATCTCCGACTCAGTCTCTGGTCTCATCCACGAGTCGAACCTCTCGACGGACTACGAGGTCGGTGACCGTCTCGTCGTCCGCCTCGACGAAGTCCGCGAGAACGGCGACATCGCGTTCGTCGAAGACACGCCGGACAACTACCGCACGTTGACGGTCGACCACGAACCGACCATCACGCCCATCTCCGACCTCACGGTCGGTGAGACGGTCACCATCGAGGGCGTCGTCGCCCAGATAAAGCAGACCGGTGGTCCCACTGTCTTCCGCATCGCCGACGACTCGGGAATCGTCGCCGCCGCCGCCTTCGAAGAGGCCGGCGTCCGCGCGTTCCCCCACGTCGAACTCGACGACGTTATCCGCATGAGCGGGACCGTCGAAGACCACGAAGGGACGCGCCAACTCGAAGTGGATGGCCTCTCCGTCCTCGAAGACGAGGCGGCGACCGAGGCACGAGCGCGAATCGACGCCGCGTTCGATGAACGCGCCGAACCCGAAGACGTCGACCCACTCGTCGAGTGGCCGGCGTTCGAGAAACTCCGTTCGGACCTCGAAGACGTGGCCCGACTCCTGCGCCGCACGGTCCTCGAAGGCCGTCCGATTCGCGTCCGCCACCACGCCGACGGTGACGGCATGTGTGCGTCCGTTCCGGTCCAACTGGCCCTCGAACGACTCATCACCGAGGTCCACGACGACCCCGACGCACCCCGACACCTGTTCAAGCGTCTGCCGAGCAAGGCACCGTTCTACGAGATGGAAGACGTCACGCGCGACCTGAACTTCGCACTCGAAGGCCGAGCCCGCCACGGTCAGCGTCTCCCCTTCCTCTTGATGCTCGACAACGGGTCGACCGAAGAGGACGTGCCCGCCTACGAGAACCTCGCGCACTACGACGTCCCCATCGCCGTCGTTGACCACCACCACCCGGACCCCGAGGCGGTCAACCCACTCCTCGACGCACACGTCAACCCGTACCTCCACGACGAGGACTACCGCATCACGACCGGCATGATGTGTGTCGAACTCGCGCGGATGATTCACCCCGACGTGACCGACGAACTGCGCCACGTCCCCGCCGTCGCCGGTCTCTCGGACCGCTCGAAGGCCGAGGTCATGGACGACTACATCGCGCTGGCCGAAGCGGAAGGCTACGACCGCGAAGAACTCCTCGACGTCGGTGAAGCACTCGACTACGCCGCACACTGGCTTCGGTACAACGACGGTGCGTCCATCGTCAACGACGTGCTCAACGTCGGATGCGACGACGAAGAACGGCATCGTGAACTCGTCGAGTTCCTCTCGACGCGTGCCGAACGCGACGTGGAGCGGCAACTCGAAGCGGCCGAACCACACCTCGAACACGAGCGTCTCGACAGCGGTGCCAACCTCTACCGCATCGACCTCGACAAGTGGGCGCACCGATTTACCTACCCCGCGCCGGGGAAGACCACGGGCAAACTCCACGACAAGAAGGTCACCGAGACCGGCGAACCGGTCATCACCATCGGCTACGGCCCTGACTTCGCCGTCCTGCGCTCTGACGGCGTCCGCCTCGACATCCCGCGGATGGTCGCCGAACTGAACGAGGAAGTCGTCGGCGGCGGCGTCTCCGGTGGCGGCCACCTCGTCGTCGGGTCCATCAAGTTCGTCAGCGGCATGCGCGAGGAAGTCATCGACACACTCGTCGAGAAGATGGCAGAAGCCGACATCGACGAAGAACTCTCGACGACGGCGTAA
- a CDS encoding fructosamine kinase family protein produces MTLSGAIIERVARALGTDANGISSTELDGGHVGRVYRLGVPNRPPLVVKVGDTPLDVEAAMLDALRQTGLPVPRVFASDPDFLVLEYVDGESTLDERAERDLAAHLASLHETTAPAFGFPFDTLSGPYRQPNPWTDSWVEFFRDQRLLPWTDAAVDGGLPAPTAERIEAVASDLGTLVTEPTAPRLVHGDVWEANLRVRDGRVVAFLDPACYYAHPEVELAYVDWFDGAGDAFFDAYDERRGIDSGFFEQRSPVYALFPLLEHVRVFGSAYVPEVREALDAIGY; encoded by the coding sequence GTGACGCTCTCTGGAGCCATCATCGAGCGCGTGGCACGCGCTCTCGGAACGGATGCAAACGGCATCTCTTCGACGGAACTCGACGGCGGCCACGTCGGGCGTGTCTATCGACTCGGCGTTCCGAACCGGCCCCCCCTCGTCGTCAAAGTCGGCGACACGCCACTCGACGTCGAAGCCGCGATGCTCGACGCACTCCGCCAGACCGGTCTCCCCGTTCCGCGCGTGTTCGCATCAGACCCGGACTTCCTCGTCCTCGAGTACGTCGACGGCGAGTCTACACTCGATGAACGGGCCGAACGTGACCTCGCCGCTCACCTCGCATCACTCCACGAGACGACGGCACCGGCGTTCGGATTCCCGTTCGACACCCTCTCGGGACCGTATCGGCAACCGAATCCGTGGACCGACTCCTGGGTCGAGTTCTTCCGCGACCAGCGACTCCTCCCGTGGACTGACGCGGCAGTCGATGGGGGCCTCCCGGCGCCGACCGCTGAGCGAATCGAAGCCGTCGCCTCGGACCTCGGAACCCTCGTCACGGAACCGACGGCACCACGACTCGTCCACGGCGACGTGTGGGAGGCCAACCTTCGCGTCAGAGATGGCCGCGTCGTCGCGTTCTTGGACCCGGCGTGTTACTACGCGCACCCAGAGGTCGAACTCGCGTACGTCGACTGGTTCGACGGGGCCGGTGACGCGTTCTTCGACGCGTACGACGAACGGCGCGGAATCGACTCCGGGTTCTTCGAGCAGCGTTCACCCGTCTACGCGCTCTTCCCGCTTCTCGAACACGTCCGCGTGTTCGGGTCAGCGTACGTCCCCGAGGTTCGAGAGGCGTTGGACGCGATTGGGTACTGA
- a CDS encoding Gfo/Idh/MocA family protein yields the protein MFRVAGIGLGSLGIMECRLFDEMDGVSIVAGVDPVEAVRESFADEFGVPTYESVDELVDAEFLDAVTIASPHTKHFDQALAALDAGIHVHLEKPMVTDLGGARSLIHRAEENNLTLAVGYQRHFDPRFHELRRLVDSGRIGDPHMVVCHLEQEWIQWTKDEWRGDPSLSGGGQLYDSGSHLLDAMLWVTRSTPVTVAAAVDHRGHDVDVNSALAVVLDRDGERLTASVAVSGDGPSIPEPGESLRIIGTEGMVAFDGETIEVTEGGTTYRATPPVPDFETLTEKKLRNFVDAARDEADLAIPAEDALHVTALTEAAYESATTGRRVNVGDEA from the coding sequence ATGTTTAGAGTCGCCGGAATCGGCCTCGGGAGCCTCGGTATCATGGAGTGCCGCCTCTTCGACGAGATGGACGGCGTGAGTATCGTCGCCGGCGTCGACCCGGTCGAAGCCGTCCGAGAGAGCTTCGCCGACGAGTTCGGCGTTCCCACGTACGAATCAGTAGACGAACTCGTCGACGCCGAGTTCCTCGACGCGGTGACAATCGCCTCCCCGCACACGAAGCACTTCGACCAAGCACTCGCCGCACTCGACGCCGGAATTCACGTCCACCTCGAAAAGCCGATGGTGACCGACCTCGGCGGCGCACGCTCGCTCATCCACCGCGCCGAAGAGAACAATCTCACGCTCGCCGTAGGCTATCAGCGCCACTTCGACCCACGGTTCCACGAACTCCGCCGCCTCGTCGATTCCGGGCGCATCGGCGACCCCCACATGGTCGTCTGCCACCTCGAACAGGAGTGGATTCAGTGGACGAAAGACGAGTGGCGCGGCGACCCGTCACTCTCCGGAGGCGGCCAACTGTACGATTCCGGGTCCCACCTGCTCGACGCGATGCTCTGGGTCACGCGTTCGACACCCGTCACCGTCGCCGCCGCCGTCGACCACCGAGGCCACGACGTGGACGTGAACTCGGCCCTCGCCGTGGTACTGGACAGAGACGGTGAGCGACTCACGGCCAGCGTCGCCGTGTCGGGTGACGGGCCGAGCATCCCCGAACCGGGTGAGTCGCTCCGTATCATCGGCACCGAGGGAATGGTCGCGTTCGACGGCGAGACCATCGAGGTGACAGAAGGAGGAACGACCTACCGTGCGACACCACCGGTCCCCGACTTCGAGACGCTGACCGAGAAGAAACTCCGAAACTTCGTGGACGCCGCCCGCGACGAGGCTGACCTCGCCATCCCTGCGGAAGACGCCCTCCACGTCACGGCGCTCACAGAGGCGGCGTACGAGTCGGCGACGACCGGTCGCCGGGTCAACGTCGGCGACGAGGCCTGA
- a CDS encoding metal-dependent hydrolase produces the protein MKSLEHAAVGLVVGTVTALALGPPGGVPLLVVVAVLVSVFVDLDHFVIARVERGDWRHLRLAVTNPRVGLFEQEKLFTDFGTEFNRKRLLSHHLVGGVAVGGVALSGAASLAAFVAVVLYAHVVCDYLRDLGIA, from the coding sequence GTGAAGTCGCTAGAGCACGCGGCAGTCGGACTCGTCGTCGGAACGGTCACTGCGCTGGCGCTCGGCCCACCGGGTGGAGTGCCACTACTCGTCGTCGTCGCGGTGCTGGTGAGCGTCTTCGTGGACCTCGACCACTTCGTCATCGCCCGCGTCGAACGTGGCGATTGGCGACATCTCAGACTCGCGGTGACGAACCCGCGGGTCGGTCTCTTCGAACAGGAGAAGCTATTCACCGACTTCGGGACCGAATTCAATCGCAAGCGACTCTTGAGTCATCACCTCGTCGGAGGCGTCGCAGTCGGTGGGGTGGCACTGTCTGGTGCCGCATCGCTCGCCGCGTTCGTCGCCGTCGTCCTCTACGCGCACGTCGTGTGCGACTATCTACGGGACCTCGGGATTGCGTGA
- a CDS encoding adenylyltransferase/cytidyltransferase family protein, translating to MRRVIAQGTFDILHPGHVHYLSDAKAMGDELHVIIARSENVTHKPKPILDDRQRRDMVAALDVVDEAHLGHPDDIFVPIEEIAPSVIVLGYDQHHDEEALEAALAERGIDCEVARATPRDPSSDDEVLSTGRIIDRIVERRC from the coding sequence ATGAGACGAGTTATCGCACAGGGGACCTTCGACATCCTCCACCCGGGTCACGTCCACTACCTGTCGGACGCGAAAGCGATGGGCGACGAACTCCACGTCATCATCGCGCGCAGCGAGAACGTGACGCACAAGCCGAAACCGATTCTCGACGACCGACAGCGCCGCGACATGGTCGCCGCCCTCGACGTCGTGGACGAAGCGCACCTCGGCCACCCCGACGACATCTTCGTCCCTATCGAGGAGATTGCCCCCAGCGTCATCGTCCTCGGGTACGACCAACACCACGACGAGGAAGCACTCGAAGCCGCCCTCGCCGAACGCGGCATCGACTGCGAAGTCGCCCGTGCGACGCCCCGTGACCCGTCGTCCGACGACGAAGTCCTCTCGACGGGGCGCATCATCGACCGAATCGTCGAACGGCGCTGCTGA
- the coxB gene encoding cytochrome c oxidase subunit II, giving the protein MRKTRFALASLLAAVVMALVATPAAAQASTTSELINQLNGKLLYVAIPITVLVEVILIYTVIKFRNSERALPTKENRRLEITWTIATAIILLFVGVASYGVLANEDVTYQGNDIDAAEDPVVVTAEAYQWGWNMYYPEEGNFTTGNEIVIPKDRPVYFQVTSTDVIHGFHVPELALKQDAMPGSTNTIRTVANEEGTYQGYCTEYCGVAHSQMYFTVEVVSEEEYQNWLDEQQSSE; this is encoded by the coding sequence ATGAGAAAGACGCGTTTCGCGCTCGCGTCCCTGCTTGCAGCGGTCGTGATGGCACTCGTCGCCACCCCCGCCGCGGCGCAGGCGTCCACTACGTCGGAGCTCATCAACCAACTGAACGGGAAGCTTCTGTACGTCGCTATCCCGATTACCGTGCTGGTCGAGGTCATCCTCATCTACACGGTCATCAAGTTCCGCAACAGCGAGCGCGCACTGCCGACCAAGGAGAACCGCCGACTCGAAATCACCTGGACCATCGCTACCGCCATCATCCTGCTGTTCGTCGGCGTCGCCTCCTACGGTGTGCTGGCGAACGAGGACGTCACCTACCAGGGTAACGACATCGACGCGGCCGAAGACCCGGTCGTCGTCACGGCAGAAGCCTACCAGTGGGGCTGGAACATGTACTACCCCGAAGAGGGTAACTTCACCACGGGCAACGAAATCGTCATCCCGAAGGACCGCCCCGTCTACTTCCAGGTGACGTCGACTGACGTGATACACGGCTTCCACGTCCCGGAACTCGCGCTCAAGCAGGACGCGATGCCCGGTTCGACGAACACCATCCGGACCGTCGCCAACGAGGAAGGCACCTACCAGGGGTACTGTACTGAGTACTGTGGTGTCGCTCACTCGCAGATGTACTTCACCGTCGAAGTCGTCTCGGAAGAAGAGTACCAGAACTGGCTCGACGAGCAGCAGTCCAGCGAGTAA
- a CDS encoding Mov34/MPN/PAD-1 family protein, translated as MRLFRSREVIGIAAEALDFALEAAAETHPNEYMGLLRGEDATQLGLDRDGLVVTDVLIIPGTVSDPFSATIKTNFVPNDFRAVGSIHSHPNGVLRPSDADLDTFGSGTAHIIMGHPYGPNDWEVFDQSGDPRDFEVIDVDLPDPESFFDFTQADIDAELDR; from the coding sequence ATGCGACTCTTCCGGTCGCGGGAGGTCATCGGAATCGCCGCCGAGGCTCTCGACTTCGCGCTCGAAGCAGCAGCGGAGACACATCCGAACGAGTACATGGGACTGCTCCGCGGCGAAGACGCCACGCAACTCGGCCTCGACCGAGACGGCCTCGTCGTGACAGACGTACTGATAATCCCCGGAACCGTTTCGGACCCGTTCAGTGCGACCATCAAGACCAACTTCGTCCCGAACGACTTCCGGGCTGTCGGGTCGATTCACTCGCACCCGAACGGTGTCCTCCGCCCGAGCGACGCGGACCTCGACACCTTCGGGAGTGGGACCGCACACATCATCATGGGCCACCCGTACGGCCCGAACGACTGGGAGGTGTTCGACCAGTCCGGCGACCCACGCGACTTCGAGGTCATCGACGTCGACCTCCCGGACCCAGAATCGTTCTTCGACTTCACACAGGCAGATATCGACGCGGAGTTAGACCGATGA
- a CDS encoding DUF7546 family protein, whose product MATATALPRPSRSSLLRAAFAVNTTLILAFAYLLFTDASVGAPRYAVYGVTWVVVGLWVLFDTRVSAASAATKRKAAVVGVAYFALLAVAGGLITSPVPGGTEGLRVAFLPPGWGPALVYGGDLFNLVLMPARVIGYAALAFLVYDTVVEAAGAAVSGIVGLFSCVSCSWPILTSLATSVFGSGTALALTVSTFSYDLSTLVFLVTVVLLRWRPGFST is encoded by the coding sequence ATGGCAACTGCAACCGCCCTCCCCCGTCCGTCGCGGTCCAGCCTCCTCCGTGCAGCGTTCGCCGTGAACACGACGTTGATTCTGGCGTTCGCCTACCTGTTGTTCACCGACGCGAGCGTCGGGGCCCCTCGATACGCCGTCTACGGCGTCACGTGGGTCGTGGTCGGCCTCTGGGTCCTGTTCGACACCAGAGTATCCGCCGCGTCGGCGGCGACGAAACGTAAGGCCGCAGTCGTCGGCGTCGCCTATTTCGCGCTCTTGGCCGTCGCGGGTGGCCTCATCACCTCCCCAGTGCCGGGTGGGACTGAGGGCCTCCGCGTCGCGTTCCTCCCGCCCGGATGGGGACCGGCACTGGTCTACGGCGGCGACCTGTTCAACCTCGTCCTGATGCCGGCACGTGTGATTGGCTACGCCGCCCTCGCGTTCCTCGTCTACGACACCGTGGTCGAAGCGGCGGGCGCGGCAGTCTCCGGCATCGTCGGTCTCTTCTCGTGCGTCTCGTGCTCGTGGCCGATTCTCACGTCGCTCGCGACCAGCGTCTTCGGGAGTGGAACGGCGCTCGCACTGACGGTGTCGACGTTCTCGTACGACCTCTCGACGCTCGTCTTCCTCGTCACCGTCGTCTTGCTTCGGTGGCGACCCGGATTTAGCACGTAG
- a CDS encoding heme o synthase: MATTRASNTFHGLLAATAMGVYVLLLVGATTALTDAAAACTAWPACGDGLTLPSTMDGWVAFGHRIAAVLVGLLALVTLVSAWRSDASRRVKATVTASTALYPAQAGLGAVVATVGASASLSTLHLVVGMAIFGGLLVALAWTLEEVTGDPTDKPVGAPSRDLPPAEEQERPAVPTEPIARAKATAWAYFRLMKPRLMWLLCLVASAAMTLAGTVSPGLSTYTILATLGGGVLSIGASGTFNHVLERDVDRRMQRTSDRPLAVDLVPVRNAIAFGVALAIASVALFASVNWLAAVLGLVAIAFYSVVYTLILKPNTVQNTVIGGAAGALPALIGWVAVTGDIGLGGVVLAIVIFLWTPAHFYNLALAYKDDYARGGFPMMPVVRGETETRKHIVWWLGATLIAAAGLAVMDALGVVYFLTSVVFGGAFLYFVVRLHYERDDTAAFRAFHASNAYLGMLLLAIVVDTLAL, translated from the coding sequence GTGGCCACGACGCGCGCTTCGAACACGTTCCACGGCCTCCTCGCCGCGACGGCGATGGGAGTCTACGTGCTACTTCTCGTCGGCGCGACGACGGCGCTCACTGATGCGGCAGCCGCGTGTACTGCGTGGCCCGCGTGTGGCGATGGGCTCACACTTCCGTCGACGATGGACGGGTGGGTCGCGTTCGGCCACCGCATCGCCGCCGTCCTCGTCGGTCTCTTGGCACTCGTGACGCTCGTCTCGGCGTGGCGCTCTGACGCGTCCCGCCGGGTGAAAGCCACAGTGACCGCATCGACGGCGCTCTACCCAGCACAGGCCGGACTGGGTGCAGTCGTCGCAACCGTCGGCGCAAGTGCATCGCTCTCGACGCTCCACCTCGTGGTGGGGATGGCCATCTTCGGCGGCCTCCTCGTCGCGCTGGCGTGGACACTCGAAGAAGTAACCGGTGACCCGACCGACAAACCCGTCGGCGCACCGTCTCGGGACCTTCCCCCAGCAGAAGAACAGGAACGGCCGGCAGTCCCGACCGAACCGATTGCCCGAGCGAAGGCGACAGCGTGGGCGTACTTCCGTCTGATGAAGCCACGACTGATGTGGCTCCTGTGCCTCGTCGCCTCGGCGGCGATGACGCTCGCGGGCACCGTCTCGCCCGGCCTCTCGACGTACACTATCCTCGCGACACTCGGCGGTGGCGTCCTCTCTATCGGTGCCTCGGGGACGTTCAACCACGTCCTCGAACGCGACGTCGACCGACGGATGCAACGGACGAGCGACCGACCACTCGCGGTGGACCTCGTCCCCGTCCGCAACGCAATCGCGTTCGGCGTCGCCCTCGCAATCGCGTCGGTGGCGCTCTTTGCGAGCGTGAACTGGCTCGCCGCTGTCCTCGGACTCGTCGCAATCGCGTTCTACAGCGTCGTCTACACGCTCATCTTGAAGCCGAACACCGTCCAGAACACGGTCATCGGCGGTGCGGCGGGCGCGCTCCCGGCGCTCATCGGCTGGGTCGCAGTGACCGGCGACATCGGCCTCGGCGGCGTCGTCCTCGCCATCGTCATCTTCCTGTGGACGCCGGCGCACTTCTACAACCTCGCGCTGGCCTACAAGGACGACTACGCCCGCGGTGGCTTCCCGATGATGCCCGTCGTCCGCGGTGAGACCGAGACGCGAAAGCACATCGTCTGGTGGCTCGGTGCCACGCTCATCGCCGCCGCCGGCCTCGCTGTCATGGACGCACTCGGCGTCGTCTACTTCCTGACGAGCGTCGTCTTCGGCGGCGCGTTCCTCTACTTCGTGGTGCGCTTGCACTACGAGCGCGACGACACGGCGGCGTTCCGCGCATTCCACGCCTCGAACGCATACCTCGGGATGTTGCTCCTCGCCATCGTCGTCGACACCCTCGCCCTCTGA
- a CDS encoding aldo/keto reductase, giving the protein MSLDYRRLGSTGTRVSELCFGTWRFGRRTGGVLETDEADAHELLDAFEEHGGNFIDTANVYGDPNGTSEEYIGNWLAERDREDYVVASKVYFPFDEDNPNSRGLSRTHIRNQIEGTLDRLGTDYLDLYYIHRWDDETPIEETLQTLNALVEEGKVNYLGASTMASWQLTKALWKSDVHDYARFDVTQPLFHAGYYEDVKDYLDVCGDQEIAVCPYSPLAGGFLTGKYERADPDDPKQYVAPDGSRGSFDERFDKFYLSERGWHVLDEVRAVADEVDARPAQVALRWLMDYPEATVVPIVGARTPEQLRENVGAADVDLSTDQWERIMNARYDEDGRRWGH; this is encoded by the coding sequence ATGAGCCTCGACTATCGACGACTCGGTTCGACGGGGACGCGCGTCTCGGAGTTGTGTTTCGGGACGTGGCGATTCGGGCGACGAACCGGTGGCGTACTGGAGACAGACGAAGCGGACGCCCACGAACTCCTCGACGCCTTCGAGGAACACGGCGGGAACTTCATCGACACCGCGAACGTCTACGGCGACCCAAACGGCACCTCCGAGGAGTACATCGGCAACTGGCTTGCAGAGCGTGACCGCGAGGACTACGTTGTCGCCTCGAAAGTCTACTTCCCCTTCGACGAAGACAACCCAAACAGTCGCGGCCTCTCGCGGACGCACATCCGCAACCAAATCGAGGGGACGCTCGACCGCCTCGGGACCGACTACCTCGACCTCTACTACATCCACCGCTGGGACGACGAGACGCCCATCGAAGAGACGCTTCAGACGCTCAACGCCCTCGTCGAAGAGGGGAAGGTGAACTACCTCGGTGCGTCGACGATGGCGTCGTGGCAACTCACGAAGGCGCTCTGGAAGTCTGACGTGCACGACTACGCCCGGTTCGACGTGACTCAACCGCTCTTCCACGCGGGGTACTACGAGGACGTGAAAGACTACCTCGACGTGTGTGGCGACCAGGAGATTGCAGTCTGTCCGTACTCGCCACTCGCAGGCGGGTTCCTCACCGGGAAGTACGAACGCGCCGACCCGGACGACCCGAAACAATACGTCGCGCCCGACGGGTCCCGCGGGTCGTTCGACGAACGCTTCGACAAGTTCTACCTCTCCGAACGTGGCTGGCACGTCCTCGACGAAGTGCGCGCCGTCGCCGACGAAGTCGACGCCCGTCCCGCACAGGTCGCGCTTCGATGGCTTATGGACTACCCGGAGGCGACTGTCGTCCCTATCGTCGGCGCGCGGACGCCGGAGCAACTCCGCGAGAACGTCGGCGCGGCGGACGTGGACCTCTCGACCGACCAGTGGGAGCGCATCATGAACGCCCGCTACGACGAAGACGGGCGGCGCTGGGGGCACTAG
- a CDS encoding SelT/SelW/SelH family protein yields the protein MTDVEIEYCVPCGFLERAEEIQHTLLQQFGQKLDRVALVTGDHGVLTVTVDGERVWDKSEDEYDPDEVLRRVRPHVGA from the coding sequence ATGACCGACGTCGAAATCGAATACTGCGTCCCGTGTGGCTTCCTCGAACGCGCAGAGGAGATACAGCACACACTGCTCCAACAGTTCGGCCAAAAACTGGACCGCGTCGCACTCGTAACGGGTGACCACGGCGTCCTCACCGTCACCGTCGACGGCGAACGCGTCTGGGACAAGTCCGAAGACGAGTACGACCCGGACGAAGTTCTCCGGCGAGTCCGGCCGCACGTCGGCGCGTGA